From one Caminicella sporogenes DSM 14501 genomic stretch:
- a CDS encoding FtsK/SpoIIIE family DNA translocase, with amino-acid sequence MAKRNKRQNKKQSKKQSKNRTKNYEIISLFIISFGILSLLSLHTNSVGKFGILLKSIFMGLLGKTSYVIPYIIIFYGIFSFNNELKKIKLKFVISSLTLFTCLIIIYTLINNKYLPDKIFNQTSFRTVYYLGQEGLGSGILGSFITYFFKYLFGIKGSYVVVATLVIISIMISTNLSIAEFFNFFTSSLKKLLKFIGQKLNDVKKEKEKKTKITISINGGSEKTIIDNSALSKEVDEKIKILDYTTINSDKQDLNKNEDKKNIEVKATKISNSAGNNNENLKINTNDESEYKLPDISLLNNNKNNSSEKDEEEILAKKADILEETLNNFGVDAGVNHISKGPTITRFEIQPSPGVKVSKIVNLADDIALSLAAQNIRIEAPIPGKSAVGIEVPNDVSTIVTLREVIESDVYINSKSSLTFVLGKDISGSPIVADLAKMPHMLIAGATGSGKSVCVNTLITSILFKSSPDEVKFLLIDPKVVELSNYNGIPHLLMPVVTDPKKASTALNWAVQEMTNRYKLFAENNVRDLDSYNNKMIQLNKEKLPKIVVIIDELADLMMVAPNQVEDAICRLAQMARAAGIHLIVATQRPSVDVITGVIKANIPSRIAFAVSSQADSRTILDMGGAERLLGKGDMLFYPVGSAKPKRVQGAFVSDEEVQRVVDFIKSQVSDITYEDDILDNFEEISKSEEVDELLPEAIELVVNSQQASISMLQRKFRIGYNRAARIIDEMEKRGIVSESQGSKPRNVLISKEEFEEFKSKTS; translated from the coding sequence ATGGCAAAACGTAACAAAAGACAAAATAAAAAACAATCTAAAAAGCAGAGTAAAAATCGTACAAAGAACTATGAAATCATTTCACTATTTATTATATCATTTGGTATTCTTTCTCTTTTAAGTTTACATACAAATTCAGTAGGCAAATTTGGTATTTTATTAAAAAGTATTTTTATGGGACTGCTTGGCAAAACTTCTTATGTAATTCCATATATAATAATATTTTATGGTATTTTTTCTTTTAATAATGAGCTTAAAAAAATCAAATTGAAATTTGTAATATCTTCACTTACTTTATTTACTTGTCTTATAATTATTTACACGCTTATAAACAATAAATATTTGCCAGATAAAATATTTAATCAGACTAGTTTTCGAACTGTCTATTATTTAGGTCAAGAAGGACTGGGCAGTGGAATTTTAGGAAGCTTTATTACTTACTTTTTTAAATATCTATTTGGAATTAAAGGCAGTTATGTAGTAGTTGCCACATTAGTTATAATATCAATAATGATTTCAACAAATTTATCTATTGCTGAATTCTTTAACTTTTTTACATCATCACTAAAAAAACTTTTAAAGTTTATTGGGCAAAAACTTAATGATGTAAAAAAAGAAAAAGAAAAGAAAACTAAGATTACAATTTCAATAAATGGTGGCAGTGAAAAGACAATTATAGATAATTCTGCTTTATCAAAAGAAGTTGATGAAAAAATTAAAATTCTTGATTATACGACCATTAATAGTGATAAGCAGGATTTAAATAAAAATGAAGATAAAAAGAATATAGAAGTAAAAGCTACTAAAATAAGTAATAGTGCAGGTAATAATAATGAAAATCTAAAAATTAATACAAATGATGAAAGTGAATATAAGTTACCTGATATAAGCTTATTAAATAATAATAAAAATAATAGTTCTGAAAAAGATGAAGAAGAAATATTAGCTAAAAAAGCAGATATTTTAGAGGAAACTTTAAATAACTTTGGAGTAGATGCTGGAGTAAATCATATAAGTAAAGGACCGACAATTACGAGATTTGAAATTCAGCCTAGTCCCGGAGTAAAAGTGAGTAAAATAGTAAATCTTGCTGACGATATAGCTTTAAGTTTAGCTGCACAAAATATTCGTATTGAAGCACCTATTCCCGGTAAATCAGCTGTTGGGATTGAAGTTCCAAATGATGTTTCAACAATTGTTACATTAAGAGAGGTAATAGAAAGTGATGTTTATATAAACAGTAAATCAAGTTTGACATTTGTACTTGGAAAAGATATTTCTGGAAGTCCAATAGTTGCAGATTTAGCTAAAATGCCCCACATGTTAATAGCTGGTGCAACGGGTTCTGGAAAAAGTGTATGCGTAAATACTCTTATTACTAGTATTTTATTTAAATCTTCTCCAGATGAAGTAAAATTCTTATTAATAGACCCAAAAGTTGTAGAACTTAGCAATTACAATGGTATTCCTCACCTTTTAATGCCAGTTGTGACAGACCCTAAAAAAGCTTCTACTGCACTAAACTGGGCTGTTCAGGAAATGACAAATAGATATAAATTATTTGCTGAGAATAATGTGAGAGATTTAGATAGCTATAATAATAAAATGATTCAGTTAAATAAAGAAAAACTGCCAAAGATTGTAGTCATAATAGATGAGTTAGCCGATTTGATGATGGTAGCTCCAAACCAAGTAGAAGATGCAATATGTAGATTAGCTCAAATGGCTCGTGCAGCAGGAATACATCTTATAGTAGCTACACAAAGGCCATCTGTAGATGTAATAACTGGGGTAATTAAAGCCAACATTCCTTCAAGAATAGCCTTTGCAGTATCATCTCAAGCTGATTCACGAACTATATTAGATATGGGTGGAGCTGAAAGACTATTGGGAAAAGGGGATATGCTCTTCTATCCAGTAGGCTCTGCAAAACCTAAGAGAGTACAAGGAGCTTTTGTATCAGATGAAGAAGTCCAAAGAGTTGTAGATTTTATAAAAAGTCAAGTATCAGATATTACATATGAAGATGATATATTAGATAATTTTGAAGAAATTAGTAAATCTGAAGAAGTTGATGAGCTACTTCCTGAAGCAATTGAACTAGTTGTAAATTCTCAGCAGGCATCTATTTCTATGCTTCAAAGAAAGTTTAGAATAGGTTATAATAGAGCTGCCAGAATTATTGATGAAATGGAAAAGAGGGGAATAGTTAGCGAAAGTCAGGGCAGTAAACCTCGAAATGTTTTAATCAGCAAAGAAGAATTTGAAGAATTTAAGAGTAAAACTAGTTAG
- a CDS encoding ClpP family protease, with translation MTEQTNIPSKIKLKSDINTNLKNIKEMGTQNVPKLSNKIQFITIIGHIEGHSVSPPQNKSTKYEHIIPQLIAVEQNPEIEGFLVILNTVGGDVEAGLAIAEMIASLSKPTVSLVLGGSHSIGVPLATSCNYSFIVPTATMTIHPIRMNGLVIGVPQTFKYFEKMQERIINFIIRTSKIDREKLLELMNETDEIANDIGTILIGEEAVKYGLIDEVGGINKALSKLKELINERKEPKKDNV, from the coding sequence ATGACTGAACAGACTAATATTCCATCTAAAATCAAACTAAAATCCGATATAAATACCAATCTTAAAAATATTAAAGAAATGGGCACACAAAATGTACCTAAGTTAAGCAATAAAATTCAATTTATTACCATAATAGGACATATAGAAGGACATAGTGTTTCACCTCCTCAGAACAAATCTACAAAATATGAACATATTATTCCGCAACTCATAGCTGTTGAACAAAATCCTGAAATAGAAGGTTTTTTAGTAATTTTAAATACAGTTGGAGGAGATGTCGAAGCAGGACTAGCTATAGCAGAAATGATAGCAAGCCTTTCAAAGCCTACAGTATCTCTTGTATTAGGTGGAAGTCACAGTATAGGAGTTCCTCTTGCAACATCTTGTAATTATTCATTTATTGTGCCTACAGCTACAATGACTATACATCCTATACGAATGAATGGATTAGTAATTGGCGTACCACAAACATTTAAGTATTTTGAAAAAATGCAAGAAAGAATAATAAATTTTATAATAAGGACATCAAAGATAGATAGAGAAAAACTCTTAGAACTAATGAATGAAACAGATGAAATAGCAAATGATATAGGGACAATTCTTATAGGAGAAGAAGCCGTTAAATATGGACTTATAGATGAAGTAGGAGGTATAAACAAAGCTCTGTCAAAATTAAAAGAATTAATAAATGAAAGAAAAGAGCCTAAAAAAGATAATGTTTAA
- the dapG gene encoding aspartate kinase: protein MNIVVQKFGGTSVASQELRDKIADKIIETKLSGKKPVVVVSAIGRKGDSYATDTLINFANSIFSERCSRELDLIMSCGEIISSVIMANTIKSKGYDAVAMTGFQAGIITDENFGNACVKRVDPKNIIENLKEDKIVVVTGFQGITENGDITTLGRGGSDTTAVILGEALKADVVEIYTDVDGVMTADPRLVPDANVIDCLSYDEVYQMATDGAKVIHPKAVEIAERSNITLKIKNTFTDSDGTTIKKSEYTFSNICSKTLFTAIAYKNDIVQVNIEIDSDDEKNKLLLDGLEKNKISIDMINFFEERKVFTIEEKDLTILKSILDFYNLKYKLTTNCSKVTAIGHRIHGVPGVMAKIVKILSNENIKILQTSDSNTTISCLITRDNLEKAVRALHYELLNK from the coding sequence ATGAATATAGTTGTTCAAAAATTTGGAGGTACTTCAGTAGCTTCTCAAGAGCTTAGGGATAAAATTGCAGATAAAATTATTGAAACAAAATTATCTGGGAAAAAACCAGTAGTTGTAGTATCTGCAATTGGGAGAAAAGGAGATTCATATGCAACTGATACTTTAATTAATTTTGCAAATTCAATTTTTTCTGAACGATGTAGTAGAGAATTAGATTTAATAATGAGCTGTGGGGAAATAATATCATCTGTTATAATGGCAAATACTATAAAATCTAAAGGATATGACGCAGTTGCAATGACAGGTTTTCAAGCAGGAATTATAACAGACGAAAATTTTGGAAATGCATGTGTTAAAAGAGTAGACCCCAAAAATATTATTGAAAATCTAAAAGAAGACAAAATAGTTGTAGTAACAGGATTTCAAGGTATAACTGAAAACGGAGATATAACTACACTTGGAAGAGGAGGCAGTGATACTACTGCTGTAATACTAGGAGAAGCTTTAAAAGCAGATGTAGTTGAAATTTATACAGATGTAGATGGCGTTATGACTGCCGATCCAAGATTAGTTCCAGATGCAAATGTTATAGACTGTCTATCTTATGATGAAGTGTATCAAATGGCTACAGATGGGGCAAAAGTTATTCATCCTAAGGCTGTAGAAATTGCTGAAAGGTCAAATATTACATTAAAAATAAAAAATACTTTTACAGATTCAGATGGAACAACTATTAAAAAAAGTGAATATACTTTTTCAAATATATGTTCTAAAACTTTATTTACTGCTATTGCTTACAAAAATGATATAGTACAAGTAAATATCGAAATAGATAGTGATGATGAAAAAAATAAACTGCTTTTAGATGGATTAGAAAAAAATAAAATAAGTATTGATATGATAAATTTCTTTGAAGAGAGAAAAGTATTTACAATAGAAGAAAAAGATTTGACTATATTAAAATCAATATTAGATTTTTATAATTTAAAATATAAACTGACTACTAATTGTAGTAAAGTAACAGCTATAGGTCATAGAATTCATGGTGTTCCGGGAGTTATGGCGAAAATAGTAAAAATACTTTCTAATGAAAATATAAAAATACTTCAAACATCAGATTCAAATACGACTATATCATGTCTAATAACTAGAGATAATCTTGAAAAAGCTGTAAGAGCACTGCATTATGAATTATTAAATAAATAA
- a CDS encoding YlmC/YmxH family sporulation protein, protein MRFSELAGKEVVNLSDGCRLGMLSDSDLLIDEKTGKIKALLVPDIKSHFSFFNDKDFIEIPWDCVKKIGSDMIIIEIENSSENNFYL, encoded by the coding sequence ATGAGATTTAGTGAACTTGCTGGAAAAGAAGTTGTCAATTTAAGTGATGGCTGCAGATTAGGCATGCTTTCAGATTCTGATTTACTTATAGATGAGAAAACTGGTAAAATTAAAGCTCTATTGGTACCTGATATAAAAAGTCATTTTTCTTTTTTTAATGATAAAGACTTTATTGAAATTCCTTGGGATTGTGTTAAAAAAATAGGAAGTGATATGATAATAATAGAAATTGAAAATTCTAGCGAAAATAATTTTTACTTGTAA
- the dut gene encoding dUTP diphosphatase gives MISVNIINKSDLPLPKYETEGASGMDLMANIDEKIILSPFKRVLVPTGLYIELPSHLEAQVRARSGLAIKYGVTVINGIGTIDSDYRGEIRVPLINLGEKDFIINKGDRIAQLIISEYVKVKWNLVEDLNHTDRGENGFGSTGI, from the coding sequence ATGATTTCTGTAAATATTATCAATAAATCTGATTTACCGCTTCCTAAATATGAAACTGAAGGTGCTTCTGGCATGGATTTAATGGCAAATATAGATGAAAAAATAATATTATCGCCATTTAAAAGAGTATTAGTACCGACAGGACTGTATATAGAACTTCCTAGCCATTTAGAAGCTCAAGTTAGAGCTAGAAGTGGTCTTGCTATAAAGTATGGAGTTACGGTTATTAATGGAATAGGTACTATTGACAGCGATTATAGGGGTGAAATAAGAGTTCCATTAATTAATTTAGGTGAAAAAGATTTTATAATTAATAAAGGTGATAGAATAGCACAGCTTATTATCAGTGAATACGTTAAAGTAAAATGGAACTTAGTAGAGGATTTAAATCATACAGATAGAGGCGAAAATGGATTTGGTTCTACGGGAATTTAA